Proteins from one Penicillium digitatum chromosome 2, complete sequence genomic window:
- a CDS encoding PLC-like phosphodiesterase, TIM beta/alpha-barrel domain has product MRVFNFLALLPMVLANPLIQTKRTTACNNSPDLCSKSYGAITHLGAHDSPFVRDSDTGNSLAANQYYDTPTQLSAGVRLVTAQVHKSNSQWRLCHSSCDLLDAGLLSTWLKDIKTWLDDNPNEVITILLVNSDDATASDLNTEFTTANITDYAYEPTSPGTAPTTWPTLQTMIDDGKRLVVFVASLDTSTSYPYLMSEWTYIWENPYDVTSALNFTCEVDRPSTYKDNSASALSANLLPLMNHFLYSNNLAILNVEYPNSSYVGTTNAASGGTGNLGTAATNCKTAWNGRQPTFILVDFFNRGPAIDTVDNLNNVTNAVGRTSVTTSADLTSDASSPSNVFKALVELAKSARSGTTVSLGNWIWTGGNWGNILGGGISF; this is encoded by the exons ATGCGAGTATTCAACTTCCTGGCGTTGTTGCCCATGGTCCTTGCGAACCCTTTAATCCAAACGAAGCGTACGACAGCATGCAACAACTCTCCTGATCTTTGCTCCAAGTCCTATGGGGCAATTACACATCTGGGCGCCCACGATAGTCCATTTGTGCGCGACAGTGATACTGGCAACTCGCTAGCTGCCAACCAGTATTACGACACTCCGACGCAACTATCAGCCGGCGTCCGATTAGTAACAGCCCAAGTCCACAAGAGCAACTCACAATGGCGTCTATGCCATTCCAGCTGCGACCTACTCGATGCTGGGCTGCTGAGCACTTGGCTGAAGGATATCAAGACGTGGTTGGATGACAATCCAAACGAGG TGATTACAATCCTCCTGGTCAACTCCGACGATGCCACAGCTTCCGATCTCAACACCGAATTTACAACGGCCAACATCACTGACTACGCCTACGAGCCCACCTCCCCAGGCACCGCGCCCACAACCTGGCCCACCCTTCAAACCATGATCGACGACGGCAAGCGCTTAGTCGTCTTCGTGGCCTCCCTcgacaccagcaccagctaCCCCTACCTAATGTCCGAATGGACCTACATCTGGGAGAATCCATACGACGTAACCTCGGCGTTGAACTTCACATGCGAGGTAGATCGACCGTCAACATACAAAGACAACAGCGCATCCGCGCTATCAGCCAATCTCCTCCCACTGATGAACCACTTCCTGTATTCGAACAACCTCGCGATCTTGAACGTCGAGTACCCGAACTCCAGCTACGTGGGCACGACGAACGCCGCGTCCGGTGGAACAGGCAATCTGGGCACTGCGGCGACAAACTGCAAAACGGCGTGGAATGGGCGACAGCCGACCTTTATCCTGGTGGATTTCTTCAATCGCGGCCCGGCGATTGATACCGTCGACAACTTGAATAATGTTACCAATGCGGTTGGTCGCACGTCTGTTACGACCTCGGCGGATTTGACTAGTGATGCCTCGTCGCCGAGCAATGTGTTCAAGGCGCTGGTTGAACTGGCCAAATCCGCTAGGTCGGGGACCACGGTGTCTTTGGGGAATTGGATTTGGACCGGTGGGAACTGGGGGAACATTCTCGGTGGGGGAATTTCTTTCTGA
- a CDS encoding Indoleamine 2,3-dioxygenase pyrrole 2,3-dioxygenase, translating into MLQSTDAFLNDLFEGYAEQGFLSDGPPLARLSNPSYETWEDLASQLPNLIQTSQIRGRIERMPVYTTEHLQTEPEWRRACVIMGYLAHAYVWGGETPKDRLPPSISKPFLEISAHLELPACATYAGLTLWNFIPSHPEADITDPDNLRVQTSFTGTKDEEWFMVISVAVEAKGIKLISLMRDAFKAVAANDVDLLTALLCRFADGLCDLTLTLKRMYEHNKPAVFFHQLRPFLAGSKNMGHAGLPRGVYYDVDGSDGVERPENWLQLSGGSNAQSSLIQALDIFLGIKHSATDGRQACGPSFIQQMRDYMPGPHRRFLEELFDRASVRPFILDSPVQPLRDAYNAAVNELKAFRDTHIQMVTRYIVMASRQPNPIEQGTGRLNLATASSQMKEAGAKTKLAGTGGTDLIPFLKKTRDTVQDAKC; encoded by the exons ATGTTGCAATCAACAGATGCTTTTCTCAACGATCTTTTCGAGGGTTATGCTGAGCAGGGCTTTCTCTCGGATGGTCCTCCACTGGCTAGACTCTCAAACCCCTCTTACGAGACCTGGGAGGATTTAGCCAGCCAACTTCCGAATCTCATCCAAACAAGCCAAATTCGCGGTAGAATCGAAAGGATGCCCGTCTACACGACTGAGCATCTTCAGACGGAACCAGAATGGCGACGAGCATGTGTTATCATGGGATATCTAGCTCACGCTTATGTCTGGGGAGGAGAGACCCCAAAAGAC AGACTGCCCCCCTCAATTTCAAAGCCTTTCCTTGAGATATCAGCACATCTGGAACTTCCCGCCTGCGCCACATATGCCGGCCTCACACTGTGGAACTTCATACCTTCCCACCCAGAAGCAGACATCACAGATCCGGACAACCTCCGCGTTCAGACCTCCTTCACCGGCACAAAAGACGAGGAATGGTTCATGGTGATTTCCGTCGCCGTTGAAGCCAAAGGCATCAAGCTCATCTCGCTGATGCGGGATGCTTTCAAAGCAGTTGCTGCCAATGACGTTGACTTACTCACTGCCCTTTTGTGCAGATTTGCCGACGGTTTGTGTGACCTCACACTGACTCTGAAACGGATGTACGAGCACAACAAGCCCGCTGTCTTCTTCCACCAGCTTCGGCCGTTCCTGGCTGGCAGCAAGAATATGGGTCATGCTGGTCTTCCCAGGGGTGTGTACTATGATGTAGATGGTAGTGATGGAGTGGAACGACCAGAGAATTGGCTCCAGTTGAGTGGTGGGAGTAATGCACAGAGCTCGCTGATCCAGGCACTTGATATTTTCCTTGGTATCAAGCACTCTGCAACAGATGGGAGGCAAGCTTGTGGTCCGAGTTTCATTCAG CAAATGCGAGACTACATGCCTGGTCCGCATAGGCGCTTCCTTGAAGAGCTATTTGATCGGGCTAGTGTTCGTCCGTTCATACTGGACTCGCCGGTTCAACCGCTTAGGGATGCATACAATGCAGCTGTGAATGAGCTCAAGGCTTTCCGCGATACACACATCCAGATGGTCACTCGATATATTGTTATGGCGTCGAGACAGCCTAACCCGATTGAACAGGGAACGGGGAGATTGAATCTAGCCACAGCTAGCTCTCAAATGAAGGAAGCAGGTGCAAAGACTAAGCTTGCTGGGACTGGTGGCACGGACTTGATACCCTTCCTGAAAAAGACCAGAGATACGGTTCAAGATGCCAAGTGCTAG
- a CDS encoding C6 transcription factor yields the protein MFRATSSRMAGFVFRENRVPYYQRLFQNHDGKRQWWKTSRSGYVMYPYLISVYGLGAATTYAMCRMVLGHKTWY from the exons ATGTTCCGTGCTACTAGCTCCCGCATGGCTGG CTTCGTGTTCCGTGAGAACCGTGTGCCCTACTACCAGCGTCTCTTCCAGAACCACGATGGCAAGCGCCAATGGTGGAAG ACCTCCCGCTCCGGTTACGTCATGTACCCCTACCTCATTTCGGTCTACGGCCTTGGTGCTG CTACCACCTACGCCATGTGCCGCATGGTTCTC GGCCACAAGACTTGGTACTAG
- a CDS encoding C6 transcription factor, putative — MEDESFTYPERPTKRVRQACEPCRRKKAKCPGEQPVCSLCARLRQQCLYADERRRPLPELSPRPNDIDSRTSRVLDDRLRSLESKVGEVLDVLGSRSEPQMPTESLIPSVTMSMPSSSITLPPWEEIIPIAELYLLYCDSQPLPLFYRDSFLATLQTRDTELLFAILALAFRFSYTYHNSADSTSLTNSYAEVSRGLVMKRISEGPVELSTLQCLCILSLVDFTNGNTHRSSIHSSLAMNLAQCANLGQEPRSPTSTIVREERRHCFWSICLLKRLHGGDFPIPDIPQAGGPPYPRSPARPPRFLSPGPSTGEMRRSDMQDEGIIAYVIVLSEVFARTSRYVRLHGRPSNVPPWSPHSEYSKILALQMDLETRMPYLHRFKPANLGERSLEELQKYREYWGPWFLNQFIYHTSLCLLNHPLLLSLSLRNFRSTIPEIFLQHTSDLISSHTTWIIHFLNCFEEKSFLVSDPLLGYSAAVVATIELQLSFTDDLTIREHKRERFAKCVKFVQTMGERWPHMARLAHRLQRLEDAVSATYQSDPGAQNQSLLIDLSRFWEILEYSSNSDIDSARRLFGESLYTGPSSAGAEVSQTSPLPSPFRLSVQEQDTPTLRSQPFSTSTVFPSQDYPATSLVSPQHLTISNDEFSILAANFFSQGQEFLRSGDNWESVGNF; from the exons ATGGAAGACGAGAGTTTTACATATCCAGAGAGACCCACCAAGAGGGTTCGCCAGGCCTGTGAGCCTTGCAG GCGTAAGAAAGCAAAATGCCCCGGAGAGCAGCCGGTCTGTTCTTTGTGTGCCAGACTACGGCAACAATGTCTATATGCTGATGAAAGGCGCCGGCCACTTCCTGAGTTGAGTCCAAGACCCAATGATATAGACTCTCGAACATCTAGAGTTTTG GACGATCGGCTACGAAGCCTGGAAAGCAAAGTGGGGGAGGTTCTGGATGTACTTGG TTCGAGGAGTGAGCCGCAAATGCCCACAGAATCTCTTATCCCGTCTGTGACGATGTCAATGCCAAGTTCATCCATTACACTGCCACCGTGGGAGGAGATCATTCCTATCGCGGAGCTGTATTTGCTATACTGTGACTCTCAGCCTTTGCCTCTTTTCTATAGGGATAGCTTTCTTGCCACTCTACAGACACGCGACACAGAGCTTCTTTTTGCAATACTGGCACTTGCCTTCCGCTTCTCATACACTTACCATAACAGTGCTGATTCCACCAGCCTAACAAACAGCTATGCCGAAGTTTCTCGGGGCCTTGTTATGAAACGAATCTCAGAAGGGCCAGTTGAGCTTTCGACGCTTCAATGTCTATGTATTCTGAGCTTGGTCGATTTCACGA ACGGCAATACACATCGTTCCAGCATCCACAGCAGCTTAGCAATGAACCTTGCACAATGTGCCAATCTCGGACAAGAGCCCCGTTCACCAACCAGCACAATAGTCCGCGAAGAACGCAGACACTGCTTCTGGAGTATATGTCTTCTCAAACGACTACACGGTGGTGATTTCCCAATCCCGGACATCCCCCAAGCCGGAGGCCCTCCATATCCCCGAAGCCCGGCACGACCACCACGCTTCCTCTCTCCGGGGCCATCCACCGGCGAAATGCGGCGAAGTGATATGCAGGACGAAGGAATCATTGCATATGTGATAGTGCTGAGTGAAGTGTTCGCGAGAACATCGCGATACGTGCGGCTCCACGGACGTCCAAGCAATGTCCCACCGTGGTCTCCTCATTCCGAATACTCGAAAATTCTCGCTTTACAAATGGACCTTGAGACTCGCATGCCGTATCTTCATCGGTTTAAGCCAGCCAACCTCGGTGAACGATCTCTCGAGGAATTACAGAAGTATCGTGAATACTGGGGCCCGTGGTTTCTGAATCAATTTATTTACCATACCAGCCTGTGCCTACTCAATCATCCACTGCTTCTCTCACTCAGTCTTCGGAATTTCCGGAGTACAATCCCGGAGATCTTCCTACAGCACACTTCGGACTTGATCTCCTCGCATACAACATGGATTATTCACTTTCTCAACTGTTTCGAAGAGAAGTCATTTCTAGTATCAGATCCGTTACTAGGCTACAGCGCCGCTGTTGTGGCTACAATCGAGCTGCAACTCAGTTTCACGGATGATTTGACTATCAGAGAACACAAGCGGGAAAGATTTGCCAAGTGTGTCAAGTTTGTGCAAACTATGGGAGAAAGGTGGCCGCACATGGCTCGATTG GCACATAGATTACAGCGATTAGAAGACGCAGTCTCGGCAACCTACCAATCAGACCCCGGCGCACAAAACCAAAGCCTTCTGATCGACCTATCCCGATTCTGGGAAATCCTTGAATACTCATCCAATAGCGATATTGACTCTGCTCGACGTCTATTCGGGGAGTCACTTTATACCGGTCCGTCTTCTGCAGGTGCAGAAGTATCTCAAACATCTCCTTTGCCTTCACCGTTCCGGTTGAGTGTCCAAGAACAAGATACACCAACTCTTCGGTCTCAGCCATTCAGTACAAGTACAGTCTTTCCAAGCCAGGACTACCCAGCAACTTCTTTGGTCTCACCCCAGCATTTGACAATATCTAATGACGAGTTCTCTATTCTTGCTGCCAATTTCTTTTCCCAGGGACAAGAGTTCCTGCGCAGTGGCGATAACTGGGAAAGTGTTGGGAATTTCTAA
- a CDS encoding Pre-mRNA-splicing factor syf2 has protein sequence MVQPRNADKSAKDEASHEQPLEQPVENTSESAVTTSENKAKNQPDNTKDDAASRARERMNRFKALQARAKSATERNLKETAAESQRLATDPALLNTLSRKHAFASHNLLKADTEASGEDFERKRAWDWTVDESEKWDRRMEKKQRHRDDVAFQDYTQDARKIYKRQLREMAPNLESYEKEKLAAIERAAANGDLEIVETEDGEMIAIDKNGSFYSTADSTGFTDSKPDRAAVDRLVNDIQKAEEVRLKKRKERRGGDDDADVTYINEKNRQFNQKLARFYNKYTTEIRDSFERGTMI, from the exons ATGGTTCAACCCAGAAATGCGGATAAATCCGCGAAGGACGAGGCGAGCCATGAACAACCCCTTGAGCAACCGGTCGAGAATACGAGCGAATCGGCTGTCACAACTTCCGAAAACAAGGCCAAAAACCAACCAGATAACACAAAGGACGATGCCGCATCCAGAGCGCGGGAGAGAATGAATAGGTTCAAAGCCCTGCAGGCTCGAGCA AAGTCTGCAACGGAGCGCAACCTTAAAGAGACTGCAGCCGAGTCCCAGCGTCTGGCTACAGACCCGGCCTTGCTGAATACGTTGTCCCGCAAGCATGCATTCGCCTCCCACAACCTTCTCAAAGCTGATACAGAAGCCAGCGGAGAAGATTTTGAACGCAAGCGCGCATGGGACTGGACAGTCGACGAATCGGAGAAGTGGGATAGACGCATGGAAAAGAAGCAGCGCCATCGAGATGACGTGGCTTTCCAGGATTACACCCAAGATGCCCGGAAGATTTACAAGAGACAATTGAGAGAAATGGCGCCGAACTTGGAGTCCtatgagaaagaaaaactTGCTGCGATTGAAAGAGCCGCGGCTAATGGCGATCTCGAGATTGTTGAGACCGAGGACGGTGAAATGATTGCAATCGATAAGAACGGTAGCTTCTATTCCACTGCGGACTCGACTGGCTTCACAGATAGCAAACCAGACCGGGCTGCTGTTGACAGACTAGTCAATGATATCCAGAAGGCAGAGGAGGTGCGTCTGAAGAAACGCAAGGAGCGCcgtggtggtgatgatgacGCGGATGTGACATACATCAACGAGAAGAACAGGCAGTTCAACCAGAAACTTGCTCGTTTCTACAACAAG TACACCACCGAAATTCGGGACAGCTTCGAACGTGGCACCATGATTTAA
- a CDS encoding NAD(P)-binding domain, giving the protein MPTKRLVVAGGSGFLGSRICKAATARGWTVISLSRSGEPRWETVTGSRERPSWAGSVEWARADILKPESYKPHLHGASAVVHSMGILLEADYKGVVQGREPIFSGLQRAFSASKLGSQNPLTRQEGEALEPKEKDRQLTYELMNRDSAIALAQESTNEQVPTFVYISAAAGAPILPARYISTKREAEATITSTLPDLRSVFIRPGFMYDSSRKFTLPIAMGGFVASEFNTFLGNRLGFLGSMAEKPLKADVVSEAVVEALEDESTKGAVGTKQIEALATKAWRKTML; this is encoded by the exons ATGCCGACCAAAAGACTAGTCGTCGCCGGAGGAAGCGGCTTTTTGG GGTCCAGAATTTGTAAAGCTGCAACAGCAAGGGGATGGACAGTTATATCATTGAG TCGATCTGGTGAGCCCCGGTGGGAGACAGTGACCGGTTCTCGGGAACGGCCCAGTTGGGCAGGCTCCGTGGAATGGGCCAGGGCCGATATCCTCAAGCCAGAGAGTTACAAGCCACATTTGCATGGTGCATCTGCTGTTGTCCACTCAATGGGCATTCTCTTAGAAGCCGATTACAAGGGCGTTGTGCAAGGAAGAGAGCCAATTTTCAGTGGCCTTCAACGAGCTTTTAGTGCATCTAAGCTTGGAAGCCAGAACCCTCTAACAAGACAAGAGGGCGAGGCTTTGGAGCCAAAGGAGAAGGATAGGCAGCTGACCTATGAGCTGATGAATCGGGATTCAG CAATTGCACTGGCCCAAGAGTCCACCAATGAACAAGTTCCGACCTTCGTTTACATCTCTGCGGCAGCTGGGGCACCGATTCTGCCGGCCAGGTACATCAGTACTAAAAGAGAAGCAGAGGCAACCATCACATCCACCCTCCCGGACCTACGAAGCGTCTTCATACGCCCGGGTTTCATGTACGACTCGAGTCGGAAATTCACGCTGCCAATTGCAATGGGTGGCTTTGTTGCCTCTGAGTTCAACACATTCCTAGGAAATAGGCTTGGGTTCCTCGGGAGTATGGCCGAAAAGCCCCTCAAAGCCGATGTTGTGAGCGAAGCGGTGGTCGAGGCATTGGAGGACGAGTCCACCAAAGGTGCAGTCGGAACAAAACAGATTGAGGCACTCGCAACAAAAGCCTGGCGAAAGACAATGCTTTAA
- a CDS encoding YEATS, which translates to MVSATGNKRVRGVSVFRPFVFGSIAHPFDPENKPPGSPPDHTHRWEIFVKGVNGEDISYWLKKVQFKLHETYAHNVRSIEQPPFEVSETGWGEFEIQIKLYFVPESNEKPQTLWHSLKLHPYGPDAEGMRERRETVVSQNYEEIIFNEPVEPFYEILTGGFAGGQPSKSKGKNNKQIGNGRTADIPMSDAPGNPYSRMTERKELDRMAEATQTVEQMIREEKERLIEREKYLAKLRESEGVPANTKKR; encoded by the exons ATGGTATCTGCAACAGGGAATAAGCGCGTCAGG GGCGTGTCCGTGTTCCGACCATTTG TTTTTGGCAGTATAGCGCACCCCTTCGATCCCGAAAATAAGCCCCCAGGCTCACCTCCGGACCATACCCACAGGTGGGAGATTTTCGTTAAGGGGGTCAACGGCGAGGACATCTCGTACTGGCTGAAGAAAGTCCAATTCAAGCTGCACGAGACATACGCCCACAATGTGCGCTCAATCGAGCAGCCGCCCTTTGAAGTTTCCGAAACTGGCTGGGGTGAATTCGAAATACAGATCAAGCTCTATTTTGTGCCCGAGTCAAACGAGAAGCCGCAGACCCTGTGGCACAGTCTGAAGCTACACCCTTACGGCCCAGATGCGGAGGGAATGAGGGAACGTCGCGAAACGGTGGTCAGCCAGAACTACGAAGAgatcattttcaatgagccCGTTGAGCCATTCTATGAGATCCTCACTGGAGGCTTTGCTGGTGGTCAGCCTAGCAAGAGCAAGGGAAAGAATAACAAGCAGATTGGAAACGGCAGGACGGCGGATATTCCGATGAGTGATGCGCCCGGGAACCCATACAGTCGAATGACCGAGAGGAAAGAGCTTGATCGCATGGCCGAGGCTACTCAGACAGTTGAGCAGATGATcagggaagagaaggagcGCCTgattgagagagagaagtaTCTGGCCAAGCTGCGGGAGAGTGAGGGTGTGCCTGCCAACACAAAGAAACGGTGA
- a CDS encoding Kynureninase gives MTGTRVSKPVFPAEAVSQDYAASLDAADPLREFRDQFIIPSKANLATKKLAKPGLSSEPSTYFCGNSLGIQPKAVSKYMEAQLDTWSSIGVSGHFTDLEDSPLKQWQLLSEQAAASMSRIVGAAPEEVAAMGTLTTNLHLLLASFYKPTETKRKILMDWKAFPSDHYAIESQITWHDLDATENMILIGPDEGQHEVSTEKILSCIDEHAETAALLLLPGIQYYTGQLFDIATITKYAQSKNLVVGWDLAHAYGNVELKLHDWDVDFAAWCTYKYGNAGPGAMGGIFVHERHGQVDYSAGADAPQFRHRLTGWYGGDRSVRFKMDNKFKPIPGAGGFQVSNPSVIDLTCLCAALSVFDQTSMVDIRQKSLKLTAYLEFLLLKDTNEETRLFDIITPSDHHARGAQLSILLKPGLLHKVSERLQNAGIICDKREPGVVRVAPVPLYNTYSEVFNFTKEFKGALASS, from the exons ATGACAGGTACAAGAGTGTCCAAGCCGGTCTTCCCTGCAGAGGCAGTGTCACAGGATTATGCTGCATCTCTAGATGCAGCAGATCCTCTGCGTGAATTCCGCGACCAGTTTATCATTCCCTCCAAGGCGAACCTCGCTACAAAGAAGCTGGCAAAGCCAG GTCTCTCATCAGAGCCCAGCACGTACTTTTGCGGTAACTCATTGGGTATCCAGCCCAAGGCAGTGTCAAAGTACATGGAAGCTCAGTTGGATACTTGGTCATCCATCGGCGTCTCCGGACACTTCACCGATCTTGAAGACTCACCATTAAAACAGTGGCAACTACTATCTGAACAGGCGGCTGCTTCAATGTCCCGTATTGTTGGGGCTGCGCCTGAAGAGGTCGCAGCCATGGGAACGTTAACTACAAACCTTCACCTGTTGCTTGCAAGCTTCTACAAGCCGACTGAGACTAAGCGAAAGATTCTCATGGATTGGAAGGCATTCCCCAGCGATCAT TATGCAATTGAATCACAAATCACCTGGCATGATCTAGATGCAACGGAGAACATGATTCTTATTGGCCCAGATGAGGGACAGCATGAGGTCTCAACAGAGAAAATTCTGTCCTGTATCGACGAACATGCCGAAACTGCAGCGCTGCTTCTTCTCCCCGGCATTCAATACTACACCGGACAACTATTTGACATCGCCACAATCACCAAGTATGCTCAATCGAAGAACCTCGTGGTTGGATGGGATCTGGCACATGCATATGGAAATGTGGAGCTGAAGCTGCACGACTGGGACGTTGATTTTGCAGCTTGGTGCACGTACAAGTATGGCAACGCCGGGCCCGGCGCGATGGGTGGTATTTTCGTCCACGAGAGACATGGCCAGGTTGATTATAGCGCTGGAGCAGATGCTCCCCAGTTCCGTCACCGCTTGACAGGATGGTATGGTGGTGACCGGTCAGTGCGGTTTAAGATGGATAACA AGTTCAAGCCTATTCCTGGAGCTGGAGGCTTCCAGGTCTCCAACCCCTCAGTTATTGATCTGACCTGTCTTTGTGCAGCTTTGTCCGTGTTCGATCAGACCTCCATGGTCGACATACGCCAGAAGTCTTTGAAACTGACAGCGTATCTGGAGTTCTTACTTCTCAAGGATACCAACGAGGAGACTCGCTTGTTTGATATTATCACTCCGTCAGATCACCATGCCCGAGGTGCTCAGTTGAGTATTTTGCTCAAGCCTGGCTTACTGCACAAGGTATCTGAACGACTACAGAATGCAGGTATCATCTGTGACAAGCGGGAGCCAGGCGTTGTTCGTGTTGCGCCAGTGCCGTTGTACAACACTTACTCTGAGGTGTTCAACTTCACCAAGGAATTCAAGGGCGCTTTGGCCTCGTCGTAG